One genomic segment of Kiritimatiellia bacterium includes these proteins:
- a CDS encoding tetratricopeptide repeat protein, with product MTKLCARRFRAVLLPATLLLMLQTPVASAQEMNVDQDFEFARALIPLGFADYSDKVVQNILRLHPDMKDRATVVQAEILVSRRKFADAEALVQAMDAASPKAQAISLAIGKGYYAIGEQDKARGIYEAFFKQYEGRLPTDADLLAFYRDAAFQFGQMLEMAGDLAGAVAAYDKYLQTKPDPNVVRALMAKQAEAHVKLAEGLTGAEQEKHLVAAEKLSTELQWKGLDIWFGQSLITVAHAHLIRGKPADAQKFLNQNMDILKEIDTFIRDNDMSMNLSPMAGARFLLGELYQKDAEALAAGGKKDEAVPAYGKAITEFINVFAQYSTSDWGPKAGLRAQEIKKILEEQFGRQVKWQMDEKAVAQVSEASFRLADNLYQQRKYPEAINEYTKILRQYPEGEPSQKALANLLDCYIQSNDALMIKATAEYIGERFSGKAIPAMALLAAGKTYFDRKDEAMYTYMYETYLAHFPKHDRAAAILLTLASLRKTAGDEAGAAKYYERIVENYPKDQAYPKALSAMAWGYFLATNYEGAVKGFRLYLPAAQPSPEKVQAQFALAESHRLLGQWTEALAENETLIGWLVPKNNPYATSAADAKKNADILEKAVFQRAFSYSRMGGTPEEIKENRAKGIRAYDQFIASFPNSTLASKALDAKGRMQLEIGQFDAAAKTFDDLAAKHPTTDEGRNALFSLIRSAVEVKQYEQAVAAFEKMYGQRDKFSPDEFARVGQQMLEGGQYAQAVEAFQYVTVKVPEAALDPKEERALLERALFGLGRAAFEQGRFEDAAKAMDDLMTRYPKSGTFYEAKFIQARANKELNKTAEAIAALNDVMKFAEDTVLRNRTTYELALLQKQQGDRTAALASYLRVALLADPKNPALTELVEKSLMESIELGMEMERYPDVLDSCEQYMQAFPQGPRIEDARRLRNEARMKAAAAAARPAATNAPSGRK from the coding sequence ATGACGAAACTATGCGCCCGTCGTTTCCGTGCCGTTTTGCTCCCCGCCACCCTTCTCCTGATGCTCCAGACCCCGGTCGCTTCCGCGCAGGAAATGAACGTGGACCAGGATTTCGAGTTCGCGCGCGCGCTGATTCCCCTCGGCTTCGCCGATTACTCCGACAAGGTGGTGCAGAACATCCTCCGGCTTCATCCCGACATGAAGGACCGCGCGACCGTGGTCCAGGCGGAGATCCTGGTGTCGAGGCGCAAGTTCGCCGACGCCGAGGCCCTGGTCCAGGCGATGGACGCGGCCAGCCCGAAGGCGCAGGCGATCAGCCTGGCGATCGGCAAGGGCTACTACGCGATCGGCGAGCAGGACAAGGCGCGCGGGATCTACGAGGCCTTCTTCAAGCAGTACGAGGGCCGCCTGCCCACCGATGCCGACCTGCTGGCCTTCTACCGCGACGCCGCGTTCCAGTTCGGGCAGATGCTGGAGATGGCGGGCGACCTGGCGGGCGCGGTGGCGGCCTATGACAAGTACCTGCAGACCAAGCCCGATCCCAACGTGGTCCGCGCCCTGATGGCCAAGCAGGCCGAGGCCCACGTCAAGCTGGCGGAGGGCCTGACCGGGGCCGAGCAGGAGAAGCACCTGGTCGCCGCGGAGAAATTGAGCACCGAGCTGCAGTGGAAAGGACTGGACATCTGGTTCGGCCAGTCGCTGATCACCGTGGCCCACGCGCACCTGATCCGGGGCAAGCCGGCGGACGCGCAGAAGTTTCTCAACCAGAACATGGACATCCTCAAGGAGATCGACACCTTTATCCGCGACAACGACATGTCCATGAACTTGAGCCCGATGGCCGGCGCGCGGTTCCTGCTGGGAGAGCTCTACCAGAAGGACGCGGAGGCCCTGGCGGCGGGGGGGAAGAAGGACGAGGCGGTGCCGGCCTACGGCAAGGCGATCACCGAGTTCATCAACGTCTTCGCCCAGTACAGCACCAGCGACTGGGGCCCGAAGGCCGGGCTGCGCGCGCAGGAGATCAAGAAGATCCTCGAGGAGCAGTTCGGGCGGCAGGTCAAGTGGCAGATGGACGAGAAGGCCGTCGCGCAGGTCAGCGAGGCGTCGTTCCGGCTGGCCGACAACCTCTACCAGCAGCGGAAATATCCCGAGGCGATCAACGAGTACACGAAGATCCTCCGGCAGTATCCCGAGGGCGAACCGAGCCAGAAGGCGCTGGCGAACCTGCTGGACTGCTACATCCAGAGCAACGACGCGCTGATGATCAAGGCCACCGCGGAGTACATCGGCGAGCGGTTCAGCGGGAAGGCGATCCCGGCCATGGCGCTCCTGGCGGCGGGCAAGACCTACTTCGACCGCAAGGACGAGGCGATGTACACGTACATGTACGAGACGTACCTGGCGCATTTTCCGAAGCACGACCGGGCGGCGGCGATCCTGCTGACCCTCGCCAGCCTGCGGAAGACGGCCGGCGACGAGGCGGGCGCGGCGAAGTACTACGAGCGGATCGTCGAGAACTATCCGAAGGACCAGGCCTACCCGAAGGCCTTGAGCGCGATGGCGTGGGGTTATTTCCTGGCGACGAATTACGAGGGCGCGGTGAAGGGCTTCCGGCTCTACCTCCCCGCCGCCCAGCCCAGCCCCGAGAAGGTCCAGGCCCAGTTCGCGCTGGCCGAGTCCCATCGCCTGCTGGGCCAGTGGACCGAGGCGCTGGCCGAGAACGAAACGCTGATCGGCTGGCTCGTGCCCAAGAACAACCCGTACGCCACCTCGGCGGCCGACGCGAAGAAGAACGCCGACATCCTGGAGAAGGCGGTGTTCCAGCGCGCCTTCTCCTACTCCCGCATGGGCGGCACGCCGGAGGAGATCAAGGAGAACCGGGCCAAGGGCATCCGCGCCTACGACCAGTTCATCGCCTCCTTCCCGAATTCCACGCTCGCCTCCAAGGCCCTGGACGCGAAGGGCCGGATGCAGCTCGAGATCGGCCAGTTCGACGCGGCGGCCAAGACCTTCGACGACCTCGCCGCCAAGCACCCGACGACGGACGAGGGGCGCAACGCGCTCTTCTCGCTGATCCGCAGCGCGGTCGAAGTCAAGCAGTACGAGCAGGCCGTGGCGGCCTTCGAGAAGATGTACGGGCAGCGGGACAAGTTCTCGCCGGACGAGTTCGCGCGCGTGGGCCAGCAGATGCTGGAAGGCGGGCAGTACGCGCAGGCGGTGGAGGCCTTCCAGTACGTCACGGTGAAGGTCCCCGAGGCGGCCCTGGATCCGAAGGAGGAGCGGGCGCTGCTGGAGCGCGCGCTGTTCGGGCTGGGCCGGGCGGCCTTCGAGCAGGGGCGGTTCGAGGACGCGGCGAAGGCCATGGACGACCTGATGACCCGCTACCCGAAGTCGGGCACCTTCTACGAGGCGAAGTTCATCCAGGCCCGCGCGAACAAGGAATTGAACAAGACGGCCGAGGCCATCGCGGCGCTGAACGACGTGATGAAGTTCGCCGAGGACACCGTGCTGCGGAACCGCACCACCTACGAGCTGGCCCTGCTCCAGAAGCAGCAGGGGGACAGGACCGCCGCCCTCGCGTCCTACCTGCGCGTGGCCCTCCTCGCGGACCCGAAGAACCCGGCGCTGACGGAGCTGGTCGAGAAGAGCCTGATGGAAAGCATCGAGCTCGGCATGGAGATGGAGCGCTACCCCGACGTGCTGGACAGCTGCGAGCAGTACATGCAGGCGTTCCCGCAGGGCCCGCGGATCGAGGACGCGCGCCGGCTGCGCAACGAGGCCCGCATGAAGGCGGCGGCCGCGGCGGCCCGGCCGGCGGCGACCAACGCGCCGTCGGGCCGGAAGTGA
- a CDS encoding tetratricopeptide repeat protein, which produces MNTYRTKSAAWKLAGLLLTVAVAAQAAYVILSDGRRMEGTDIRMTADGSVVLTTVQGPVTLTKGQFKLAMADKVPGEWEKVGQLVQGKKYDEAIAQLNELARRYRGLGLDVQAIQLLAKVQMLKGDPGAAVTAFETLFRTNPGAKGAPDVAWSFREALLGAKQFDRLNTELNEVIAGGSRPDAAKAQLMRGDIKMAQGQGEGAVMDYLRTVVFFGSEQAVQPEALLKVAEGLDKLRDPRAKDWFKKLVQEYPSSPEAQQARSRI; this is translated from the coding sequence ATGAACACCTATCGAACGAAGAGCGCGGCGTGGAAGCTGGCCGGCCTGCTGCTGACGGTGGCCGTCGCGGCCCAGGCGGCCTACGTCATCCTGTCGGACGGCCGGCGCATGGAGGGCACGGACATCCGCATGACCGCCGACGGCTCGGTCGTGCTCACGACGGTCCAGGGGCCCGTCACGCTCACGAAGGGTCAGTTCAAGCTGGCCATGGCCGACAAGGTCCCCGGCGAGTGGGAGAAGGTCGGGCAACTGGTCCAGGGCAAGAAGTACGACGAGGCCATCGCCCAGCTCAACGAGCTGGCGCGCCGGTACCGCGGCCTGGGCCTCGACGTGCAGGCGATCCAGTTGCTGGCCAAGGTGCAGATGCTCAAGGGCGACCCGGGCGCGGCGGTGACGGCGTTCGAGACGCTCTTCCGCACGAACCCGGGCGCCAAGGGCGCGCCGGACGTGGCGTGGTCTTTCCGCGAGGCCCTCCTGGGCGCCAAGCAGTTCGACCGCCTGAACACGGAGCTCAACGAGGTCATCGCGGGCGGCTCGCGGCCGGACGCGGCCAAGGCGCAGCTCATGCGCGGCGATATCAAGATGGCCCAGGGTCAGGGCGAGGGCGCGGTGATGGACTACCTGCGCACGGTGGTTTTCTTCGGCTCGGAGCAGGCCGTGCAGCCCGAGGCGCTGCTCAAGGTGGCGGAGGGCCTGGACAAGCTGCGCGACCCTCGCGCGAAGGACTGGTTCAAGAAGCTGGTCCAGGAATACCCGAGTTCGCCGGAGGCGCAGCAGGCGCGGTCGCGGATTTAA
- a CDS encoding MotA/TolQ/ExbB proton channel family protein, whose protein sequence is MSSKYLVWMMLGIALVAWGSKAWAQEPAAAPAAEAAPAGAATDNALALSDEAKAAEEAAAAKPKSGFWAMIVSSGGLGITLWLCLLATSIATAALTIDSFINIREKKIVPPTLVTSVREAMEQGDVMKALKICEDSPGSLANILSAGFANVKEGFDVIQDVVGVAADLEGEKLLQRVAYLNVCANLAPMLGLLGTVQGMIYAFAALATMTAGAAQQAALAMNISQALWTTAAGLCIAIPAVSFYTFFRNRATKIMLGMEGLTMDLIKSLRNVEVVEE, encoded by the coding sequence ATGTCGAGCAAATACCTGGTGTGGATGATGCTGGGGATCGCGTTGGTGGCGTGGGGCTCGAAGGCGTGGGCGCAGGAGCCGGCGGCGGCGCCGGCCGCGGAAGCGGCCCCGGCGGGGGCCGCGACGGACAACGCCCTGGCCTTGAGCGACGAGGCCAAGGCCGCCGAGGAGGCGGCGGCGGCGAAGCCGAAGTCCGGGTTCTGGGCCATGATCGTGTCCAGCGGCGGGCTGGGCATCACCCTGTGGCTCTGCCTGCTGGCCACGTCCATCGCGACCGCGGCGCTGACGATCGACTCGTTCATCAATATCCGCGAGAAGAAGATCGTGCCCCCCACGCTCGTGACCAGCGTCCGGGAGGCCATGGAACAGGGCGACGTGATGAAGGCCCTGAAGATCTGCGAGGATTCGCCGGGCTCCCTGGCCAACATCCTCTCCGCCGGCTTCGCCAACGTGAAGGAAGGCTTCGACGTCATCCAGGACGTCGTCGGCGTGGCCGCCGACCTCGAGGGCGAGAAGCTGCTCCAGCGCGTGGCCTACCTGAACGTCTGCGCCAACCTGGCGCCGATGCTCGGGCTGCTGGGCACCGTGCAAGGCATGATCTACGCGTTCGCCGCCCTGGCCACGATGACCGCGGGCGCGGCGCAGCAGGCCGCCCTGGCCATGAACATTTCGCAAGCCCTCTGGACCACCGCCGCGGGCCTCTGCATCGCCATCCCGGCGGTGAGCTTCTACACCTTCTTCCGCAACCGCGCGACGAAGATCATGCTGGGCATGGAAGGCCTGACCATGGACCTGATCAAGTCGCTGCGCAACGTCGAGGTCGTGGAAGAGTAA
- a CDS encoding biopolymer transporter ExbD — MRKKAEEPGMNMTPMIDVVFQLIIFFVTTVDLESKAIDENLKMAMAPHGVAVEKKDPRTIFVDVDSDGRISIARVYMSPPMLRLVLRKSVSQYGQTIPVVIQGDRRTKHEAIKQVMDSCAAVGLWKVKFAAKKEAAKTPQS, encoded by the coding sequence ATGCGAAAGAAAGCCGAAGAACCGGGGATGAACATGACGCCGATGATCGACGTCGTGTTCCAGCTCATCATCTTCTTCGTCACCACCGTGGACCTGGAGAGCAAGGCCATCGACGAGAACCTCAAGATGGCCATGGCGCCCCACGGCGTGGCGGTCGAGAAGAAGGATCCGCGCACGATCTTCGTGGACGTGGACTCCGACGGGCGGATCTCGATCGCCCGGGTCTACATGTCCCCGCCCATGCTGCGCCTGGTCCTGCGCAAGTCCGTCTCGCAGTACGGCCAGACCATCCCCGTGGTCATCCAGGGGGACCGGCGGACCAAGCACGAAGCGATCAAGCAGGTGATGGACTCGTGCGCGGCGGTCGGCCTGTGGAAGGTCAAGTTCGCCGCGAAGAAGGAAGCCGCGAAAACACCGCAATCCTGA
- a CDS encoding biopolymer transporter ExbD: MARKRKKADMPAADLPMTPMIDVVFQLLIYFLVTIKPLDVIAHMDVFRPSPDPTAKKDEPPPKMIKIVVFPDGFVINEKPVDLPDLDRLLTRLAGIDTKQTIMIMVTAASPHEKLIQVLDLCSKSKLVNLSVVSTN; this comes from the coding sequence ATGGCCAGAAAACGCAAAAAAGCGGACATGCCCGCCGCCGACCTGCCGATGACGCCGATGATCGACGTCGTGTTCCAGCTGCTGATCTACTTCCTGGTCACGATCAAGCCGCTGGACGTCATCGCGCACATGGACGTGTTCCGGCCCTCGCCGGACCCCACCGCGAAGAAGGACGAGCCCCCTCCGAAGATGATCAAGATCGTGGTCTTCCCCGACGGGTTCGTCATCAACGAGAAGCCGGTGGACCTGCCCGACCTGGACCGCCTGCTGACGCGCCTCGCGGGCATCGATACCAAGCAGACCATCATGATCATGGTCACGGCGGCATCGCCGCACGAGAAGCTGATCCAGGTGCTGGACCTGTGCTCGAAGTCGAAGCTGGTCAACCTGTCGGTGGTGAGCACGAACTAG
- a CDS encoding terpene cyclase/mutase family protein, producing the protein MKLDVQKVARWIKAHIWGPTGSVIIHILVVLALLKLVTGRSSDKAPEIEVMMMEPDAVDLEEFEEELEKLEELPEMVDAITPPEVTLTEQPPDVSSDFAAPDPTVDFAALDVQQDFSSPLVMQGLFAGRSAGGRASSLREYGGQWGQYTEAAVLRALEWLKNRQNPDGSWKGRLDPDTVGYTGLAILTFLAHGETTASEKYGATVEKGIRYLMGRQEENGAFFKKFDGSGPVYAQAIATYALSEAYGLTRIPALKPVMDKAVKVLIDGQQARGGWDYSYAKGARRDTSVTGWHVQALKAAYIAGAETPGIHEAMEKALMDIRSIQDPETGTFGYTSQTDRKSAKSLGMTGVAVLCLQLMGYSSDSAARKGSDVLSSATCDWNDPMNSPFYAWYYITQSRFHRGGASWSEWNNKVAPTLVRSQDPKGFWPDSKADNVVGERGGAESDPQTVYRTTLAALTLQVYYRLLPTYKAVAIEPSTPASKEDIAVEIL; encoded by the coding sequence ATGAAACTGGATGTCCAAAAAGTCGCCCGGTGGATCAAGGCCCACATCTGGGGTCCGACCGGGTCCGTCATCATCCACATCCTGGTGGTCCTGGCCCTGCTCAAGCTGGTCACCGGCCGCTCGTCCGACAAGGCGCCCGAGATCGAGGTCATGATGATGGAGCCGGACGCCGTGGACCTGGAGGAATTCGAGGAGGAACTGGAGAAGCTGGAGGAGCTGCCGGAGATGGTCGATGCCATCACGCCGCCCGAGGTGACCCTGACCGAGCAGCCCCCGGACGTCTCCAGCGATTTCGCCGCGCCGGACCCGACCGTGGACTTCGCGGCGCTCGACGTGCAGCAGGATTTTTCCAGCCCGCTCGTCATGCAGGGCCTGTTCGCGGGCCGCTCGGCCGGCGGGCGCGCGTCGAGCCTGCGCGAGTACGGCGGCCAGTGGGGCCAGTATACCGAGGCGGCCGTGCTGCGCGCCCTCGAGTGGCTCAAGAACCGGCAGAATCCCGACGGCAGCTGGAAGGGGCGGCTCGATCCGGATACCGTGGGCTACACCGGGTTGGCCATCCTGACCTTCCTCGCGCACGGCGAGACGACGGCCTCGGAGAAATACGGCGCCACCGTGGAGAAGGGGATCCGCTATCTCATGGGCCGGCAGGAGGAGAACGGCGCCTTTTTCAAGAAGTTCGACGGCAGCGGACCGGTCTATGCCCAGGCGATCGCCACGTATGCGCTTAGCGAGGCCTATGGATTGACCCGCATTCCCGCGCTCAAGCCCGTGATGGACAAGGCCGTCAAGGTGCTCATCGACGGCCAGCAGGCCCGGGGCGGATGGGACTACAGTTACGCCAAGGGCGCGCGGCGTGACACCTCCGTGACCGGCTGGCACGTCCAGGCGCTCAAGGCGGCCTACATCGCGGGCGCGGAAACGCCGGGCATTCATGAAGCCATGGAAAAGGCCCTGATGGACATTCGCTCCATCCAGGATCCGGAGACCGGCACCTTCGGCTACACCAGCCAGACCGACCGGAAGTCGGCGAAATCCCTGGGCATGACCGGCGTCGCCGTGCTGTGCCTCCAGTTGATGGGCTACAGCAGCGATTCCGCGGCGCGGAAGGGCAGTGACGTGCTTTCTTCGGCGACCTGCGACTGGAACGACCCGATGAACTCGCCGTTCTACGCCTGGTACTATATCACACAGAGCCGCTTCCACAGGGGCGGCGCGTCGTGGAGCGAGTGGAACAACAAGGTGGCTCCGACCCTGGTCCGGAGCCAGGATCCGAAGGGGTTCTGGCCGGACAGCAAGGCGGACAATGTCGTCGGCGAACGCGGCGGCGCCGAGAGCGATCCGCAAACCGTCTACCGTACGACCTTGGCCGCCCTGACGCTCCAGGTCTACTACCGCCTGCTGCCGACCTACAAGGCCGTGGCCATCGAACCGTCTACCCCGGCGAGCAAGGAAGACATCGCCGTCGAAATCCTGTAG
- the mutL gene encoding DNA mismatch repair endonuclease MutL, translated as MPGPSPIRLLSDAVINKIAAGEVVDRPASVLKELLENALDAGATRITVEIVAGGRKLIAVSDDGSGMDRDDALLSIERHATSKIRDVDDIEDVATLGFRGEALAAIAAVSQFTLTTRTAAMEGGTEITVAGGKIQDVRDAGGPAGTSIRVRNLFFNVPARRKFLRSEPTELSHVRQTFLVYALAHPGAGLILRVDEREVWRLAAGATLEQRLLELFGAEQVGLLRPVDFRAGELRLHGYAGLPSLSRGDRSDQYFFINGRPAGAPLLHFALSEAYHTLLPRGRYPVLYLFLELPPGQVDVNVHPAKKEVRFRNPGAVRDAVIEGLRRALGTAPAAAAGIPGAPAPSAAPAPESWIPALDRERPPAFAYPRLPMIPSGPPPAPAQPADAGPAQAAAAGPWAWCRVVGQVGGLYVVLETPDGVVLMDPHAAHERVLFERFMKEVTGHRVNSQGLLAPETVALLPADARRVREQLDLLRDMGFGLSEFGADTFLVDALPVCLGNVSAAALLAEVANTLERAGARGGTERWAEEAVAQAACKTAVKARDRLEPEEIEELVRALAATSMPYTCPHGRPTVIFMSFGELHRKFGRA; from the coding sequence ATGCCCGGTCCGTCTCCTATCCGCCTGTTGAGCGACGCGGTGATCAACAAGATCGCGGCCGGCGAGGTCGTGGACCGCCCGGCCTCCGTCCTCAAGGAGCTTCTCGAAAACGCCCTCGATGCCGGCGCGACGCGCATCACGGTCGAGATCGTCGCCGGCGGCCGGAAGCTCATCGCCGTCTCCGACGACGGCAGCGGCATGGACCGGGACGACGCGCTGTTGAGCATCGAGCGCCACGCCACGAGCAAGATCCGGGACGTGGACGACATCGAGGACGTGGCCACGCTGGGCTTCCGCGGCGAGGCGCTGGCCGCCATCGCCGCCGTCTCCCAGTTCACCCTGACCACCCGCACCGCCGCGATGGAGGGCGGGACGGAAATCACGGTCGCCGGCGGGAAGATCCAGGATGTGCGCGACGCGGGCGGCCCGGCCGGCACGAGCATCCGCGTTCGCAACCTGTTCTTCAACGTACCCGCGCGGAGGAAGTTCCTCCGCTCGGAGCCGACCGAGCTCTCCCATGTCCGCCAGACCTTCCTGGTGTACGCCCTTGCGCACCCGGGCGCGGGGCTGATTCTGCGCGTGGACGAGCGCGAGGTCTGGCGGCTGGCCGCCGGGGCCACGCTGGAGCAGCGCCTGCTGGAGCTGTTCGGCGCGGAGCAGGTCGGCTTGCTGCGGCCCGTGGACTTCCGGGCCGGCGAACTGCGCCTCCACGGGTATGCCGGGCTGCCGTCGTTGAGCCGGGGCGACCGGTCGGACCAGTACTTCTTCATCAACGGCCGCCCGGCGGGCGCGCCGCTGCTGCACTTCGCGCTGTCCGAGGCCTATCACACGCTCCTCCCGCGCGGCCGGTACCCGGTCCTGTATCTCTTCCTGGAGCTGCCGCCGGGGCAGGTGGACGTGAACGTACACCCGGCCAAGAAGGAGGTCCGCTTCCGCAACCCGGGCGCCGTGCGCGACGCGGTGATCGAAGGTCTGCGGCGCGCGCTGGGAACGGCGCCGGCCGCGGCGGCCGGGATCCCGGGCGCGCCCGCTCCGTCCGCCGCCCCGGCGCCGGAGTCCTGGATCCCGGCCCTGGACCGGGAACGGCCCCCGGCCTTCGCGTATCCCCGCCTGCCGATGATCCCGTCCGGTCCCCCCCCCGCGCCGGCCCAGCCGGCTGACGCCGGTCCGGCCCAGGCCGCCGCGGCCGGGCCGTGGGCCTGGTGCCGCGTGGTGGGCCAGGTGGGCGGCCTGTACGTGGTGCTGGAGACGCCCGACGGGGTGGTGCTGATGGACCCTCACGCCGCCCATGAGCGCGTGCTGTTCGAACGGTTCATGAAGGAAGTGACCGGCCATCGCGTGAACAGCCAGGGCTTGCTGGCGCCGGAGACGGTCGCCCTCCTGCCGGCCGACGCCCGCCGGGTGCGTGAGCAGTTGGACCTCCTTCGTGACATGGGATTCGGCCTTTCCGAGTTCGGCGCGGACACCTTCCTGGTGGACGCCCTGCCCGTGTGCCTGGGGAACGTCTCCGCCGCCGCGCTGCTGGCCGAGGTGGCGAACACCCTCGAGCGCGCCGGCGCCCGCGGGGGGACGGAGCGCTGGGCCGAGGAGGCCGTCGCGCAGGCGGCGTGCAAGACGGCCGTCAAGGCCCGGGATCGGCTGGAGCCGGAGGAAATCGAGGAACTCGTCCGCGCCCTGGCCGCCACGTCCATGCCCTACACGTGCCCGCACGGGCGGCCGACGGTGATCTTCATGAGCTTCGGCGAACTGCACCGGAAATTCGGGCGCGCCTGA
- a CDS encoding outer membrane protein transport protein, whose protein sequence is MPGTKVTTTTAAGSVTTETEDNTWIPPHLYTTWGMNERVWLGFGMYSRFGLGTEFDEDWPGRYNSYKAVIQSLSFNPNLALKLNDQVSVAAGVSAMWIDLDLRRKLPNPLVVGGPDLDFKLCGDSIGYGFNVAGRWEPLEWLSFGAAYQGEVDQDIEGDATVSGRSGDASGDVTLPAMVFLGTAVKPAEKFTVSLDAVFTGWSSYDQFALDLDPTVLGPDKTRQVSPKDWDDVWRYALGVEYALNEAWTLRAGYTFDEEPGPDRTADYLVPANDRNLYSLGAGYQWKEWTFDLSYTYLDIEDRTIAARPEQGVLPSEFKCGDAHLIGFSVSRGI, encoded by the coding sequence ATGCCCGGCACCAAGGTCACCACGACCACGGCCGCGGGCAGCGTGACCACGGAGACGGAAGACAACACCTGGATCCCGCCGCACCTCTACACCACCTGGGGCATGAACGAGCGCGTCTGGCTCGGGTTCGGCATGTACTCCCGGTTCGGCCTGGGCACGGAATTCGACGAGGACTGGCCCGGCCGGTACAACAGCTACAAGGCCGTCATCCAGTCGCTCTCCTTCAACCCGAACCTGGCGCTCAAGCTCAACGACCAGGTCTCCGTCGCCGCCGGCGTCTCCGCCATGTGGATTGACCTCGACCTCCGCCGCAAGCTCCCGAATCCCCTCGTCGTCGGCGGACCGGACCTGGACTTCAAGCTCTGCGGCGACTCGATCGGCTACGGCTTCAACGTCGCCGGCCGGTGGGAGCCGCTGGAATGGCTGTCCTTCGGCGCGGCCTACCAGGGCGAGGTGGACCAGGACATCGAAGGGGACGCCACGGTCAGCGGCCGCAGCGGCGACGCCTCGGGTGACGTCACCCTCCCGGCCATGGTCTTCCTCGGCACCGCCGTCAAGCCGGCGGAAAAGTTCACGGTATCGCTCGACGCCGTGTTCACCGGGTGGAGTTCCTATGACCAGTTCGCCCTGGACCTCGATCCCACCGTGCTCGGGCCGGACAAGACGCGCCAGGTCTCGCCGAAGGACTGGGACGATGTCTGGCGCTATGCCCTCGGCGTGGAATACGCCCTGAACGAGGCGTGGACGCTGCGGGCGGGCTACACCTTCGACGAGGAGCCCGGGCCGGACCGTACCGCCGACTACCTGGTCCCCGCCAACGACCGCAACCTGTACAGCCTCGGCGCGGGCTACCAGTGGAAGGAATGGACCTTCGACCTGTCCTACACCTACCTCGACATCGAGGACCGCACCATCGCCGCGCGGCCGGAGCAGGGAGTCCTGCCGTCGGAGTTCAAGTGCGGCGACGCGCACCTGATCGGATTCAGCGTCAGCCGCGGAATCTAG
- a CDS encoding AMP-binding protein — translation MTAVRCPVNEAATISRDEPALILEDRKITYSELEFYVAGAAARLRQAECLAGDRVALGVSEPWQAVVLLLALLRVKAVACLLAGDASDKENMALAGSRFRIGGPAPALDAEKLLPVYFEGQDTAESSRLLLEQPATLLFHRDGAGALRALLHTYGNHYYGARGANHAVRLSSHGRWLCAAPLHEAAGLSALFRCLLSGAALVLPAPGQPVGESLAKHGVTHAGLAPADLAALLEGGTSLRFPKLQALLVEGEAGPELLARARAAGLPVVTGFGIPEVASGISTVLPDTPPSRQNSAGVPMKYREVRIDASGQLRVRGPALFAGYVEPSGVCRPTDAEGWFATGVRGKLEEDGYLTLRTAE, via the coding sequence ATGACGGCGGTGCGGTGCCCGGTCAACGAGGCGGCGACGATTTCGCGGGACGAGCCCGCGCTGATCCTCGAGGACCGGAAGATCACGTATTCCGAGTTGGAGTTCTACGTCGCGGGGGCGGCGGCGCGGCTGCGGCAGGCGGAGTGCTTGGCCGGGGATCGCGTCGCGCTCGGCGTAAGCGAGCCGTGGCAGGCCGTTGTCCTCCTCCTGGCCCTTCTGCGCGTGAAGGCCGTCGCCTGCCTGCTCGCGGGCGACGCGTCGGACAAGGAGAACATGGCCCTGGCCGGCAGCCGGTTCCGAATCGGCGGCCCGGCGCCCGCCCTGGACGCGGAGAAGTTGCTGCCGGTCTACTTCGAGGGCCAGGACACCGCCGAGTCCTCGCGCCTGCTCCTGGAGCAGCCGGCCACCCTCCTGTTTCACCGCGACGGCGCGGGGGCGCTCCGGGCCCTCCTGCACACGTACGGGAACCACTACTACGGGGCGCGCGGCGCGAACCACGCGGTCCGCCTGTCGTCGCATGGGCGCTGGCTTTGCGCGGCCCCGCTCCACGAGGCGGCGGGCTTGAGCGCCTTGTTCCGCTGCCTGTTGAGCGGCGCCGCGCTGGTGCTTCCGGCCCCGGGCCAACCCGTGGGCGAGAGCCTGGCGAAGCACGGAGTCACGCATGCCGGGCTTGCCCCGGCGGACCTGGCGGCCTTGCTGGAAGGCGGCACGTCGCTCCGGTTTCCGAAACTGCAAGCCTTGCTGGTGGAGGGCGAGGCCGGCCCCGAACTCCTGGCGCGCGCGCGCGCCGCGGGACTTCCCGTCGTCACGGGATTCGGCATCCCTGAAGTGGCCTCGGGGATCAGTACCGTCCTGCCGGATACGCCGCCCTCCCGGCAGAACAGCGCCGGCGTGCCCATGAAATACCGGGAGGTTCGGATCGATGCGTCGGGGCAGTTGAGGGTTCGCGGGCCGGCGCTGTTCGCCGGCTACGTCGAGCCTTCGGGGGTATGCCGGCCGACCGATGCCGAGGGCTGGTTCGCCACCGGCGTGCGCGGCAAGCTGGAAGAGGACGGGTACCTGACCCTGCGGACGGCGGAGTGA